The region GGACGATCAGGAAATGCACCTTGTACTGTTTGCACGCTTCGGTAAATGTCATACCGCTGGTCTCCGATTATCGGCAGAAGCGCCCCCCTGCCAATCAGCACTGCTTTCAGGTCACCTGTGCCCGCCGATGTCCGCGATCAACGGGAGATGGTCCGATCCCACATCGGGACCGGTTTCACAGACACGTATGCCCAGGCCGTTGCCGGCCAGTATGTGGTCGATACGGACGCCGACCTTTATGCCGCGCATCGACGCAAACTCCGTCCTGCCGTATCCGGTCCCTTTTTCAGAGAAGGCATTGGCATAGCGCCCCCACACGTCGCGGTAGATCGTGCTGTCGGCAGGCATGTTGAAATCACCGGCGACGATGACGGGCAGCGGCGACTGGGCAACGGCCCGTTGCGCCTCCCGGGCAACGCGCTTCCGGTGCGCGGTTTCCTCGATGAGGAGCCCCTTACGGGATAGACTGAAAAGCGTGGTCCGGTCAAGTATTGTTTGCAGGCCGTAGCGTGGGCTGGGCAGATGGACCGTATTGAAGGCGACCTTGCCCCATGGGACCGTTATGACGCATTGGAGAAGACAGGTGCGCGGCCACTGGTGAGGAGGATGGAGAGCCTGCAGTGATCCGCTTTTTTGCAAAGGGTATCGCGCGAGGACAACCAGCTCCCCGTCCTGAACGCTCTGCCACTCCCGGGGCAAGGCGATCCTGAACTCGGGGGGGCACTCCTGCAAGGCAACGATATCCGCCCCGCTGTCCCTGATAAGTGCGGAAAGCGCCGCAGCGTTGAAATCACCGGTCTGAACATTGCACGTGAGTACCCGGAGGACCGGTCCCGGCACGCTTTTGGCCTGTGGCAGCGGCAGGCACAACCCCATCAGGGGGCCAAAGATAATGACAGCCGCCGCAAACAGCGGCATGAGACTACGCCTGTTCGCCCAGGCAGCCAACGGCACCATGACCATGAGCGGGAGGGAAACAAACCACCGCGGGCTGAACAGGAATACCGTAGCCGGCCACCACCGGTCGCCGCCGAGAAAGACGGCAAGCCATGTCGCCATGACGAACACGAGGTACCCCCAGGCAAGGCACGGCACCAGGCGACTGCGTGCAGCAACAGGCTTTATCCCTTGCATGAAAGGCTGACGGGTATTGATTTTCCGTTTACCGGCCCCATTTATCCTCGCCCAGACGGTTGCACATTAAAATCGCAATTTTTCTGTATAATACAGAAGTCTTAGATTATTACAACAGATAGGATTCACGGAACAGTTGCCAAACGATGGAAAAATGATATTATTAGAGCGTCGTATTTTAGATTAGCTTAATTAAGTAGTAAATGCATTTGCACATTTCCTCCCCCTTCCGGGGAGGAGAAGAACGTGCAAAAGCACGCGCCGACGAGAACGGCAAAAGCCCAAGGCCCCCGACATGCAAGCGAATGGTGATCCCCGAGACCATAGGCGAGGTTCCCAAATGATCTGGAAAACAAACCAACGGCAGAAGCCTGACGGCAACATAATCAAGAACATACCTTTTTTCTCGGGCCTTTCCCCGGAAGAGATAAACCTGATCGAAAGTCTTATCGTCAAAAAGCACTATGCAAAAAACCAGATCGTGCTTTTCGAAGAAGACACCGCCAAGTACATGTATATCGTCTACTCCGGCAAGGTGCGGGTCGTCAAGATCAATGAAGAAGGCAAGGAACAGATCATCAGCATCCACAAGAAGAACGACTTCTTCGGCGAGATGGCCCTGCTCGACGGCAAGACATCTCCGGCCACCGTCATTGCCTACGAGGATGCCATCATCGGGCTCCTGTCCAAGGAGGATTTCGAACGCTTCGTCCTCAATAACGACGCCACCCGCCACAAGATAATCGGCCTATTGTGCGACCGGCTCCGCGATTCCTGGGCAATGATCAAGATATTGAGCTTCGACAATGCCGAACACCGAGTGCTGGCGGTACTTGACAGGTTGCAGGACTTGTATGGGGTTATGGACGACCGGGGCACCATCATCAATGCGAAACTGACGCACCAGCAGATCGCCAGCTATGCGTCAGTCGCACGGGAAACGGTAACGAGGATTTTGAACAAGCTGGAAAGGGATGCCATGATTCAGGCCCTGGACAACAAGTCGATTCTGTTGACCAAGGCATTCTATTTGCGGCCCAGAAGCGCCTGAACGGCAAGCGGCTACCTGAACGTTGCCCTTGCATACACACCATCCAGCCCCCCCCGCGGGCGGAAAAGAAATGTGCGCTGTAGTTGACGAAGCTGCTATTGGGCACATACCCCACCGGTACATCGCACTTGATCGTCAGGAACTCCCCCAACCCGTAACTGGATATGCTCGGATAACTGATGGTCAGTTTATGGGATGCGCTTGAGTACCTGACGCCGTTTTCATAATCCAGCGTCGAACCGGAAAATTGGCCGGACAGGTAGACAGCCGTGGAAAGCGGCACTTCCGGGTCACTGGCCGTTGTCTTGATGCTCGCCTCCTGCGGCAGGTATACCGTCAGATCAAAACCGGCAATCTGGGCATTGGCGCTATAGGATGAGAAAACAAGCGTCGCTGTTTTCGTCGTGCTCCCGCCATCGCCGCTTCCCCCACTCCCGCCGCCACCACAGCCCGCCAGAAACATCATCTGAATACCGATCACGATGGAAGATATTATGTTGAGCGATTTCACGGTCCCTCCCGTAAAGTCCATAGAGAAGAGGGCGACTTTTGCAAAGCCGCCCTCTTCATAACATCTGCCAATCTATTACATGCGTGTCTGATTTACAAGATCGTCTTTCCAACTATCTTCGACATGATCACGATAACGTCTCCCGTGTTGATCGTACCATCCGGAACCGACTGGCCGTTGACCACGGGGGCGACATCCAGACTCGACAGTTGGGCTGACGTCGGGGTGACCTTGCCGCTGGCAATCCGCAGCGCCAGCAAGGCATCGCTGACCGTGTAGCTGGTGGTGGTCGTCGTCGCCAGGGTGATGGTTACGCTGCCGCTCCTGGCGGCCGAGACGTTGCCCGCGGCATCCTTGGCCCAGGCGTAGGCGGTCTTGCTGCCGGCGGCCGAGAAGGTGAACGAGGTCGGAACCGTGCTGCTCCACCCGGTGGCACTGGCCGACGGGGCGGTGGCGCTCTCGGTTACCAGGTAGCCGGTCACGGCCACGTTATCGGTGGCGGCGAAGGAAGAGACGGCGACCGTCAGCGAGGTGGCAGTCGCCGGGATGCTGAAGGCCGAAACCGTCGGGGCGGTCGTATCCGCCAGGGTGATGGTTACGCTGCCGCTCTTGGCGGCCGAGACGTTGCCCGCGGCGTCCTTGGCCCAGGCGTAGGCGGTCTTGCTGCCGGCGGCCGAGAAGGTGAACGAGGCAGGGGCCTTGCTGCTCCACCCGGTGGCGCTGGCCGACGGGGCGGTGGCGCTCTCGGTCACCAGGTAGCCGGTCACGGCCACGTTGTCGGTGGCGGTGAAGGAAGAGACGGCGACCGTCAGCGAGGTGGCCGTCGCCGGGATACTGAAGGCCGAAACCGTCGGGGCGGTCGTGTCGGCCACGACGTTGTTCACTGTTACGGTTATGGTCGATGTGGCGGCGCTGTTGCCGGCGGCATCGTAGGCTTTTGCATACAGGGAGTACGAGCCGTTCGCGTCTGCCGTCGTGTTCCAGCTGAAGCTGTAGGGCGAGCTGTTCACCGAAGCGCGCAAGGTACCGTTGACGTAGAAATCGACTCTGCTGACGCCGACATTGTCGGAAGCAGTGGCGGTCACGGTGACGGTGCCACTGACCGTAGCATTGCTGGTGGGTGCCGTTAAAGCGGCAGTGGGAACGGTGGTGTCGGCGACCGCGTTGCTCACCGTTACGGCAACGCTTGTGGAGGTTCCCACATTGCCGGCCGCGTCATAGGCCTTGGCGGACAGCGTAGAGGAGCCGTTGCTTACGGAGGCGGTATTCCAGGTATAGCTGTAAGGTGAACTGGTCGTTGTCGTCAGGAGGGTGCCGTTTACATAGTATTCGACTTTGGCTACGCCGACATTGTCGGACGTGTTTACCGTCACCGAGACATTACCGCTGACGGTGGCGCCGGCGGCAGGCGCCGTTATGGCAATCGCCGGAGCAGTCGTATCCGTTGTAGTGGTTCCCGTCCCCGATGCGGCCGAAATCGTAATCGACCCGCCGGTTCCCACAAGAGTATAGGTTCCGCTGCTGGTCACGGCATCCCACGAGCTTGCTGAGGTGTCAGGCGTTGTCGTGAACATATCCTGGCTCGTCGCCAGATTGTAAAGATCGTTGGTATGGGGCCGGTAGGTCACGGTTGTCGGCGTCGCCTTTCCCGTGGTGCCGCCGGCATTGTTCAATTCATAGTCATAAACATAGAGCGGAGCGGCGCCGGTGGCATCGGTGACCGTGGCGAGTTGCACGCCGAAACTGGAAGTTGTGCCGGTATAAACGGTGGTGCGGATGTTGGGCAGCAGGTTGCTTCCGGTATCCTTGACCGTGCCAGACATCAGGCGGCCGAAGATGACGGCTTTGCCCCGGTATGCATTGCCGTTCGACAGGCTGTCGAAATTGAAGCCCAGATCGCTTTCCGCTGCGCCGTTCTGGTAGACGTTGGACAGGAGGAGGCCGGTGCTGATTTCGTAGTAGGTCCCATATCCGACGCCTATGGTGTGGTAGCGGCTGTAGCTGCCGGACTTGATGAACGTATTCCGGTACACCAGGGGGAAACCGTCGGACGGGCCATAATCATCACCCAGCGCGAGGTTCAAAATGTTGCTTGTCACCGTGTTGCCATAAACGGCCAGGTTGGGATGAAAATCCGACCTGCGGGGTTGGCTGGGATCGGTGTAAAAATATCTGTTGTCGATGTTGGCGCAGATGGAGATGCCGATGGCCGAACCGGTTCCGTCGTTGTCCAAAGCGGTGACCGTATTGTTGTAAATGCTGGCGCTATGCCCGCTCCACCTGAGCCCGAGCATTATCCCCTTGGCCATGGACCCCATGGTGACCGCCTGGCCGGTAGGCGACCACGTGCCCTGAAAGTTGTAATTGCCGGTAGCGGTAATGGTATTGTCATGCACGGACAGATTGACAATGCCGGTGGTGCTGCGAATACCAACCGCCCATACGCCTGAATCCGACCACGTTGAAGCGCCCGGGTAAACGCCGCCGCTATATTCCACGCCGAGCCTTGTCACCTGGACATCGATAGTGTTGCCGTACACCTCGATATCGTGGTTGTAGCCATTGGGGTTGTTCACATCCTGGGGGACGTATGTTGCGTCAATCTCCGCGGGGTCGGTCACAAACCCTTTTGGCGTGGAGCTGCCGAGGGCGATCCCGACGGGCATCTCGCCTCTGCCGACGATAGTGTTATTGTAAATCTTGGAATTGGAGCTGATGCCGATGCCGACCGAATTGGTGCATATGCTGAGGATACTGATAGTGTTGCCGTAGACATTGCTCGTGTAACCGGCTTCGACACCCTTGTCACGCGTATTGATGATGGTGTTGTTTCTCACGGTCCCATACCATCCCCACAAATGGATGGCCGAGATGCCGGAATGACGGTCCGTCACCGTACCATAATTGTAGACATCCTCAACGGTGGAGTTTTCAACCGTCACGTAATCGCCGCCCAGTTGGAAGCCCCCCACGTCCTGGCCGCCGTATTTTGCGTAAATGCCTGCTATTTGTGTTCTGTCAGCGCCTTTGTACTTGGTCGATATGGGGTTGTTGCCGAGCCCGTAGCTTCCCCCTGCCGACAGTGCCGTGCCCTGGATGATCTGGCCGTACGTGACGGCGATGTCATGGAGGTTGTACGCCGTCGTCTCGATGCCGTTGCCGGTGGACACCTGGTTGTAGGTGATCGTATGGCCATTCAGATTGATGACCACGTAGGGGGCCGTAATCTGGATTGCGGCACTGTCCGCGCTGATATCGCTGTCCAGGATGTATTCGGTATTGGCGGTGCCGGCGATATAGGGGGTGGTGAAATGCCCGCCGGTGATATGCACGGTATTGGTCACGTACTGGCGGGCAGTTATGGTGGCGGTGTTGTTGCCGGTAGCGGCGAAGGATACGGAAACCAGCGAGAAGGCCAGAACAAGTGCCGGGAATAAAGAGTTGCGTACTTTCGAAACCAGTGTGTTGCTCATTGCCCACCTCCCAGTGGCTTGCTAAAACAGGCCACCCCAATCGGAGGTGCGCACTGTTTCGTTGGCAGCCCGGCTATCCTTCATTCCCAAGGACCCGTGGCTTTGTGTCCCATGGTTACCCATGGTTTACCGTTTCTAAAACAGCTCTTTCTGCTTCCCTTCACTCCAAAAAAAAACAGGCCACCATTTCTGGTAGAGCCTGTTTTTTCGCCAACCCGGCCATCCTCATGCAGCAACAAGGACCCGTGGCTTTGTGTCCCCAGGTTACCCTGGGTTTACCTGTTCGAAAACAGTCTAGCTATCTTTTGATATAACCCTAGACCATTTGCGCCGGATGTGTTGTGATTTACGTCACAGGAAGTGACGATTCGGATTCAGGAGAATGGATTTGGCAATTTGGAAATGCAGAAGCGATACTTTCCGGAACGCTCCGACTGAATGGAATCGACATACTCGATCTCGTACGCCATGCGGCTTCCGAAACGCTCTGCCGCCAGCCTGTCGATGTCCGCAACGGTCCGTTCGGAGAAGAGAGCGCCCCTGACGATACGAAACACCAGGAAATCGATTTTCTCCTGCACAATCTGCATCTGTTTGACGCCCGGCAGGTGCATGGCGAAATTTTCCGTGAGGGAGATGCCGGAGATGTAGTTGCCGTCAGGGGTGACGACATAGTCGGCCACCCGGCCCTCCAACGACTCCATCACCGGGTAGGTACAGCCGCACGCGCATGTCGTCCCGTCGGACGGGATGCCGACATCGCCGACCTTGTAGCGGATGAACGGCATGCCGTAGTTGGTAAGATCGGTGACCACGATCGCCCCGGCTTCTCCCGGCTTCGCGGGCTTGCCGTCGCGTATGAACTCGACGATCAGGGTATCGCCGTTCAGGTGCATGTTCCCTTCCGGGCACTCGCAGGCGATGAGGCTGACCTCCTCGCAGCCGTAGCGGTTGGTCACCCGGCAACCGAAGACCTTCTCTATGGTGGCGCGCTCGAAGTCGTGCAGTACCATGCAGGTGCTGATAATGCCGCGGGGGGTGATGGCGGGAAGCCCTTTCTGCTGGATAAACCGTGCGAACAGAAA is a window of Geobacter sp. FeAm09 DNA encoding:
- a CDS encoding Crp/Fnr family transcriptional regulator — translated: MIWKTNQRQKPDGNIIKNIPFFSGLSPEEINLIESLIVKKHYAKNQIVLFEEDTAKYMYIVYSGKVRVVKINEEGKEQIISIHKKNDFFGEMALLDGKTSPATVIAYEDAIIGLLSKEDFERFVLNNDATRHKIIGLLCDRLRDSWAMIKILSFDNAEHRVLAVLDRLQDLYGVMDDRGTIINAKLTHQQIASYASVARETVTRILNKLERDAMIQALDNKSILLTKAFYLRPRSA
- a CDS encoding endonuclease/exonuclease/phosphatase family protein — translated: MPCLAWGYLVFVMATWLAVFLGGDRWWPATVFLFSPRWFVSLPLMVMVPLAAWANRRSLMPLFAAAVIIFGPLMGLCLPLPQAKSVPGPVLRVLTCNVQTGDFNAAALSALIRDSGADIVALQECPPEFRIALPREWQSVQDGELVVLARYPLQKSGSLQALHPPHQWPRTCLLQCVITVPWGKVAFNTVHLPSPRYGLQTILDRTTLFSLSRKGLLIEETAHRKRVAREAQRAVAQSPLPVIVAGDFNMPADSTIYRDVWGRYANAFSEKGTGYGRTEFASMRGIKVGVRIDHILAGNGLGIRVCETGPDVGSDHLPLIADIGGHR
- a CDS encoding Ig-like domain-containing protein; this encodes MSNTLVSKVRNSLFPALVLAFSLVSVSFAATGNNTATITARQYVTNTVHITGGHFTTPYIAGTANTEYILDSDISADSAAIQITAPYVVINLNGHTITYNQVSTGNGIETTAYNLHDIAVTYGQIIQGTALSAGGSYGLGNNPISTKYKGADRTQIAGIYAKYGGQDVGGFQLGGDYVTVENSTVEDVYNYGTVTDRHSGISAIHLWGWYGTVRNNTIINTRDKGVEAGYTSNVYGNTISILSICTNSVGIGISSNSKIYNNTIVGRGEMPVGIALGSSTPKGFVTDPAEIDATYVPQDVNNPNGYNHDIEVYGNTIDVQVTRLGVEYSGGVYPGASTWSDSGVWAVGIRSTTGIVNLSVHDNTITATGNYNFQGTWSPTGQAVTMGSMAKGIMLGLRWSGHSASIYNNTVTALDNDGTGSAIGISICANIDNRYFYTDPSQPRRSDFHPNLAVYGNTVTSNILNLALGDDYGPSDGFPLVYRNTFIKSGSYSRYHTIGVGYGTYYEISTGLLLSNVYQNGAAESDLGFNFDSLSNGNAYRGKAVIFGRLMSGTVKDTGSNLLPNIRTTVYTGTTSSFGVQLATVTDATGAAPLYVYDYELNNAGGTTGKATPTTVTYRPHTNDLYNLATSQDMFTTTPDTSASSWDAVTSSGTYTLVGTGGSITISAASGTGTTTTDTTAPAIAITAPAAGATVSGNVSVTVNTSDNVGVAKVEYYVNGTLLTTTTSSPYSYTWNTASVSNGSSTLSAKAYDAAGNVGTSTSVAVTVSNAVADTTVPTAALTAPTSNATVSGTVTVTATASDNVGVSRVDFYVNGTLRASVNSSPYSFSWNTTADANGSYSLYAKAYDAAGNSAATSTITVTVNNVVADTTAPTVSAFSIPATATSLTVAVSSFTATDNVAVTGYLVTESATAPSASATGWSSKAPASFTFSAAGSKTAYAWAKDAAGNVSAAKSGSVTITLADTTAPTVSAFSIPATATSLTVAVSSFAATDNVAVTGYLVTESATAPSASATGWSSTVPTSFTFSAAGSKTAYAWAKDAAGNVSAARSGSVTITLATTTTTSYTVSDALLALRIASGKVTPTSAQLSSLDVAPVVNGQSVPDGTINTGDVIVIMSKIVGKTIL
- a CDS encoding phenylacetate--CoA ligase family protein, which codes for MSLSGLFVRKVIAPLWAIKEGTPYLRHLKALEGSKQRPVEEVQAEQLQRLRRLLVHAAAHTDFYRERLSSVMERPETATWEQFAQIPLLTKDDIRSNKERMVARTVPPDRLIPVKTSGSTGVSLDLFIDEDSAQWKRAVTITYDRWAGWDLGERVGAIWGNPDNRANWRMYLRNVLLTRYEYLDTLKMDEREMLRYHRILRRKPPVILFGHAHSLFLFARFIQQKGLPAITPRGIISTCMVLHDFERATIEKVFGCRVTNRYGCEEVSLIACECPEGNMHLNGDTLIVEFIRDGKPAKPGEAGAIVVTDLTNYGMPFIRYKVGDVGIPSDGTTCACGCTYPVMESLEGRVADYVVTPDGNYISGISLTENFAMHLPGVKQMQIVQEKIDFLVFRIVRGALFSERTVADIDRLAAERFGSRMAYEIEYVDSIQSERSGKYRFCISKLPNPFS